Proteins co-encoded in one Papaver somniferum cultivar HN1 chromosome 5, ASM357369v1, whole genome shotgun sequence genomic window:
- the LOC113282866 gene encoding crocetin glucosyltransferase, chloroplastic-like — MVSHNQNHFIVISFPAQGHLNPTLQFAKRLLRNGARVTYFTTLSAHKRMLESSSNTSNIDGLTYAPFSDGYDDGYKGGLDDANHFLSEIARCGSQALRELIQSAHDGGSGSVTCIIYAILVPWVAEVARDLQVPSFLLWIQPATVFDIYYYYYNGYKDVLSNNNNDPSYPINLPNLPVLTCKDIPTFFLPTNLYPWALSLFENQFKVFEEESKPVKILVNTFDELELDALKAVDVNKINLIGIGPLIPSAFLDGQDLSDKSFGGDLVTAGTTDEYKDWLDSREEASVIYVSFGSVSVLEHQQMEEIFRGLTECGFPFLWVCREKESKQEGREAEKEEESVLSRIKREGSEQGKIVSWCSQVEVLSHSSIGCFITHCGWNSTLESLVGGVPLIGFPQWTDQGTNAKLIEDVWKVGVRMRVNEETKIVDREEVSRRVKMVMRNEEMKINANKWKELARNAAKEGGSSDRNLRGFVEEIGGLLEGSKE, encoded by the coding sequence ATGGTTTCACACAatcaaaaccatttcattgtcaTTTCTTTCCCTGCACAAGGCCATCTCAACCCTACACTTCAATTTGCGAAACGCCTTCTGCGCAACGGTGCTCGCGTTACCTATTTCACCACCTTATCGGCTCACAAGCGGATGTTagaaagcagcagcaacacctcaaACATTGACGGCTTAACATATGCACCTTTCTCAGATGGTTATGATGACGGCTACAAAGGCGGCTTAGACGACGCTAACCATTTCCTGTCTGAGATTGCACGGTGTGGCTCACAAGCTTTACGCGAACTCATCCAATCAGCACACGACGGAGGAAGCGGAAGCGTCACTTGCATAATATACGCCATCTTAGTTCCTTGGGTTGCTGAAGTTGCACGCGATTTGCAAGTTCCATCATTTCTGCTTTGGATCCAACCAGCTACGGTATTTGATATCTACTATTACTACTACAATGGTTATAAAGACGTCCTCTCTAACAATAATAACGATCCTTCATATCCCATAAACTTGCCTAATTTGCCAGTTCTTACTTGCAAAGACATCCCTACATTTTTCCTCCCTACAAATCTTTATCCCTGGGCACTCTCACTTTTCGAAAACCAGTTCAAAGTTTTTGAGGAAGAAAGCAAACCAGTTAAGATACTTGTTAACACATTTGATGAGCTAGAATTAGATGCACTCAAAGCAGTTGATGTGAATAAGATTAATCTGATTGGAATAGGTCCGTTGATTCCTTCGGCTTTCTTAGACGGCCAAGACCTTTCTGATAAGTCATTTGGTGGGGATTTAGTTACTGCTGGTACCACTGACGAGTATAAAGATTGGTTAGACTCTAGAGAAGAAGCATCCGTGATTTACGTTTCATTTGGAAGTGTTTCGGTTTTAGAACATCAACAAATGGAGGAAATTTTTCGTGGGTTAACCGAATGCGGATTTCCATTTTTATGGGTTTGTCGCGAAAAAGAATCAAAACAAGAAGGaagggaagcagaaaaagaagaagagagcgTATTGAGTCGGATTAAAAGAGAAGGCAGTGAGCAAGGGAAGATAGTATCTTGGTGTTCGCAAGTGGAGGTACTGTCGCACTCGTCGATTGGTTGTTTTATAACACATTGTGGATGGAACTCAACGCTAGAAAGTTTAGTAGGAGGAGTGCCACTTATAGGTTTTCCGCAATGGACGGATCAGGGCACGAATGCGAAGTTAATCGAAGATGTATGGAAAGTAGGAGTAAGAATGAGAGTGAATGAAGAGACAAAGATTGTTGATAGAGAAGAAGTTAGTAGGCGTGTAAAAATGGTAATGAGAAATGAAGAAATGAAAATAAATGCTAATAAGTGGAAGGAGCTGGCTAGGAATGCTGCTAAAGAAGGTGGTTCTTCGGATAGAAATCTTAGAGGCTTTGTGGAGGAGATTGGAGGATTATTAGAGGGATCAAAAGAGTAG